One window from the genome of Streptomyces sp. NBC_01476 encodes:
- a CDS encoding PRC-barrel domain-containing protein, which yields MQTDIDPRSLIGRRAFDRDGTKIGTVDEVYLDDATGAPEWAAVRTGLFTRDAFVPLEPSELVNDELRVPFKKSLIRDAPDFGVGRHLSPEQELQLYHHYGMQVPKADGGPHQDRDFGELAGGQDGTDPSSGPT from the coding sequence GTGCAGACCGACATCGATCCGCGCAGCCTGATCGGCCGCCGTGCTTTCGACCGCGACGGTACGAAGATCGGCACGGTGGACGAGGTGTACCTCGACGACGCGACGGGCGCGCCGGAGTGGGCCGCGGTACGCACCGGGCTGTTCACCCGGGATGCCTTCGTGCCGCTGGAGCCGAGCGAGCTGGTGAACGACGAATTGCGGGTGCCGTTCAAGAAATCCCTGATCAGGGACGCGCCGGACTTCGGGGTGGGCCGCCACCTGTCGCCCGAGCAGGAGTTGCAGCTCTACCACCACTACGGCATGCAGGTGCCCAAGGCGGACGGCGGGCCGCATCAGGACCGGGATTTCGGCGAGCTGGCGGGCGGCCAGGACGGCACCGATCCCTCATCCGGCCCGACTTGA
- a CDS encoding DNA polymerase IV, which translates to MRSSPTILHLDMDAFFAAVEQASKPSLRGKPVVVGGLGPRGVVSTASYEARVHGVHSAMAMARARRLSPNAAYLYPRFGIYRRISETVMGLLAEVSPLIEPLSLDEAFLDLEAAARDEDPRVVAVVLRARIRAATGLTASVGLAGSKLLAKIASEQAKPDGLVVVEPGTERALLDPLPVRTLWGVGPATAEHLRRAGIGTVEEMANSGEAELVRLLGKAHGASLYAMAAGRDNRPVVADRDVKSISVEDTYDNDLTDRAHVRYQIDRLADRCVQRLRGAGRSGRTVVVKVRRYDFSTLTRSETLRAPTDDPVVVRETARRLVEGVDTTGGVRLLGVGVAGLADFTQEDLFAQSAGSRPADEDAPASLPALPPPVPERVNRWLPGQDVTHEEYGAGWVQGSGVGRVTVRFEVPSDTGPGRVRTFAVDDPALVHSDALPLVTPPDAPERGQDSSRAG; encoded by the coding sequence GTGAGAAGTTCGCCGACGATCCTGCATCTGGACATGGACGCGTTCTTCGCCGCGGTCGAGCAGGCCTCCAAGCCGAGCCTGCGGGGCAAGCCGGTGGTGGTCGGCGGCCTCGGGCCCCGCGGCGTCGTGTCGACCGCGTCCTATGAGGCACGGGTGCACGGCGTCCACTCGGCGATGGCCATGGCACGGGCGCGCCGGCTCAGCCCCAATGCCGCGTACCTCTACCCCCGTTTCGGCATCTACCGGCGGATCAGCGAGACGGTGATGGGGCTGCTCGCCGAGGTGTCACCCCTGATAGAGCCGCTCAGCCTCGACGAGGCGTTCCTTGACCTGGAGGCGGCCGCGCGCGACGAGGACCCGCGGGTTGTCGCCGTCGTGCTGCGGGCACGTATCCGCGCGGCCACCGGGCTCACCGCGTCGGTCGGGCTGGCCGGCTCCAAGCTGCTGGCGAAGATCGCCTCGGAGCAGGCCAAGCCGGACGGCCTGGTGGTGGTCGAGCCGGGCACCGAGCGCGCTTTACTCGACCCGCTGCCGGTCCGCACCCTGTGGGGCGTCGGTCCTGCCACCGCCGAGCACCTGCGCCGCGCCGGTATCGGCACCGTCGAGGAGATGGCGAACTCCGGCGAGGCCGAGCTGGTGCGGCTGCTCGGCAAGGCCCACGGCGCGTCGCTGTACGCCATGGCGGCCGGCCGGGACAACCGGCCGGTGGTCGCCGACCGGGACGTGAAGTCGATCTCCGTCGAGGACACCTACGACAACGACCTCACCGACCGCGCCCACGTCCGGTACCAGATCGACCGGCTCGCCGACCGCTGTGTGCAGCGGCTGCGCGGCGCCGGCCGCTCCGGCCGCACCGTCGTGGTCAAGGTCCGCAGGTACGACTTCTCCACCCTGACCCGCTCCGAGACGCTGCGGGCGCCCACCGACGACCCCGTGGTGGTGCGGGAGACGGCACGGCGGCTGGTGGAGGGCGTCGACACCACCGGCGGCGTACGGCTGCTCGGCGTCGGGGTCGCCGGGCTCGCCGACTTCACGCAGGAGGACCTCTTCGCGCAGAGCGCCGGGAGCCGCCCGGCGGACGAGGACGCGCCCGCGTCGCTGCCCGCGCTTCCGCCGCCGGTCCCCGAACGGGTGAACCGCTGGCTGCCGGGCCAGGACGTCACCCATGAGGAGTACGGCGCGGGGTGGGTGCAGGGCAGCGGCGTGGGACGGGTCACCGTCCGGTTCGAGGTGCCGTCGGACACCGGGCCGGGACGGGTGCGCACCTTCGCGGTGGACGACCCGGCACTCGTCCACAGCGACGCCCTGCCGCTGGTGACCCCGCCGGACGCTCCGGAGCGGGGCCAGGACTCAAGTCGGGCCGGATGA
- the gcvP gene encoding aminomethyl-transferring glycine dehydrogenase: MTDRRISLAELEAGSPFATRHIGPDAAAQAKMLAQVGYGSLDELTDAAVPDAIKSAEALGLPPARTEAEVIAELRALADRNQVLAPMIGLGYYGTITPAVILRNVMENPAWYTAYTPYQPEISQGRLEALLNFQTVVADLTGLPTSGASLLDESTAAAEAMALSRRVGKVKQGVFLVDADTFPQTVAVIETRAEPTGVEVVTADLSDGIPAELAERGVFGVLLQYPGASGAVRDLRPVIERAHELGAVVTVAADLLALTLLTSPGALGADIAVGTTQRFGVPMGFGGPHAGYMAVREGYARNLPGRLVGVSVDADGDKAYRLALQTREQHIRREKATSNICTAQVLLAVMAAMYAVYHGPDGLAAIARRTHRYAAVLAAGLRAAGVEIVQDAYFDTLTARVPGRAGEVVAAARAAGVNLRLTDGDHVGIACDETTDRGRLTAVLAAFGAGSEPDLDAFDAATEDALPAGLLRTDAYLTHPVFHQHRSETAMLRYLRRLADRDYALDRGMIPLGSCTMKLNATTEMEPVTWPEFGALHPFAPAEQAEGYLALIRGLEDQLAEVTGYDKVSLQPNAGSQGEFAGLLAVRAYHRANGDTGRTVCLIPSSAHGTNAASAVMAGMQVVVVKTGENGDVDVTDLHAKIEQHRDRLAVLMVTYPSTHGVFEDNITDICAAVHDAGGQVYVDGANLNALVGLARPGRFGADVSHLNLHKTFCIPHGGGGPGVGPVAVREHLAPYLPNHPLQPGAGPATGVGPVSAAPWGSAGILPISWTYVRLMGADGLKRASQTAVLSANYVAKRLEPHFPVLYTGPGGLVAHECIIDLRPLTKETGVSVDDIAKRLIDYGFHAPTMSFPVAGTLMIEPTESEDLAELDRFCAAMIAIRGEVDRVGSGEWPADDNPLRNAPHTAAALGGEWTHPYTRQEAVFPAGVSAADKYWPPVRRIDGAFGDRNLVCSCPPLEAYDQ, from the coding sequence ATGACCGACCGCCGTATTTCCCTCGCCGAGCTGGAAGCCGGCTCACCCTTCGCCACCCGGCACATCGGCCCTGACGCCGCAGCGCAGGCCAAGATGCTCGCCCAGGTCGGCTACGGCTCGCTGGACGAACTGACCGACGCGGCCGTGCCGGACGCCATAAAGAGCGCCGAAGCACTCGGCCTGCCCCCGGCCCGCACCGAAGCCGAAGTCATCGCGGAACTGCGCGCGCTGGCCGACCGCAACCAGGTGCTGGCCCCGATGATCGGCCTCGGCTACTACGGCACCATCACGCCGGCGGTCATCCTGCGCAACGTGATGGAGAACCCCGCCTGGTACACGGCCTACACGCCGTACCAGCCGGAGATCTCGCAGGGCCGCCTCGAAGCGCTGCTGAACTTCCAGACCGTCGTCGCCGACCTCACCGGGCTGCCCACCTCCGGGGCGTCGCTGCTGGACGAGAGCACCGCCGCCGCCGAGGCGATGGCGCTGTCCCGCCGGGTCGGCAAGGTGAAGCAGGGCGTCTTCCTGGTCGACGCCGACACCTTCCCGCAGACGGTCGCGGTCATCGAGACCCGCGCGGAGCCGACCGGCGTCGAGGTCGTCACCGCCGACCTCAGCGACGGCATCCCCGCCGAGCTCGCCGAGCGCGGGGTGTTCGGCGTACTGCTGCAGTACCCGGGCGCCTCGGGCGCGGTACGCGACCTGCGGCCGGTGATCGAGCGGGCGCACGAGCTGGGCGCGGTCGTCACCGTCGCCGCCGATCTGCTGGCCCTGACCCTGCTCACCTCGCCGGGCGCGCTGGGCGCGGACATCGCGGTCGGCACGACGCAGCGCTTCGGCGTCCCGATGGGCTTCGGCGGCCCGCACGCCGGCTACATGGCGGTCCGTGAGGGCTACGCCCGCAACCTGCCGGGGCGGCTGGTCGGCGTCTCGGTGGACGCCGACGGCGACAAGGCGTACCGGCTGGCGCTGCAGACCCGTGAGCAGCACATCCGCCGGGAGAAGGCCACCAGCAACATCTGCACCGCGCAGGTGCTGCTCGCCGTCATGGCGGCGATGTACGCGGTCTACCACGGCCCCGACGGGCTCGCCGCCATCGCCCGCCGCACCCACCGCTACGCCGCCGTGCTGGCGGCCGGTCTGCGGGCGGCCGGGGTCGAGATCGTCCAGGACGCCTACTTCGACACCCTCACCGCCCGGGTGCCCGGCCGCGCCGGCGAGGTGGTGGCCGCCGCCCGCGCCGCCGGAGTCAACCTGCGGCTGACCGACGGCGATCACGTCGGCATCGCCTGCGACGAGACCACCGACCGGGGCCGGCTGACCGCGGTGCTCGCCGCCTTCGGCGCCGGGAGCGAGCCGGACCTGGACGCCTTCGACGCGGCCACCGAGGACGCCCTGCCGGCCGGCCTGCTGCGTACCGATGCGTACCTGACCCACCCGGTCTTCCACCAGCACCGCAGCGAGACCGCGATGCTGCGCTACCTGCGGCGGCTCGCCGACCGCGACTACGCGCTGGACCGCGGCATGATCCCGCTCGGCTCCTGCACCATGAAGCTCAACGCCACCACCGAGATGGAACCGGTGACCTGGCCGGAGTTCGGCGCGCTGCACCCCTTCGCGCCTGCGGAGCAGGCCGAGGGCTACCTCGCGCTGATCCGCGGCCTGGAGGACCAGCTGGCCGAGGTCACCGGCTACGACAAGGTCAGCCTGCAGCCGAACGCCGGCTCACAGGGCGAATTCGCCGGACTGCTCGCGGTCCGCGCCTACCACCGGGCCAACGGAGACACCGGCCGTACCGTCTGCCTGATCCCGTCCTCCGCGCACGGCACCAACGCGGCCAGCGCCGTGATGGCGGGCATGCAGGTCGTGGTGGTGAAGACCGGTGAGAACGGTGACGTGGACGTCACCGACCTGCACGCCAAGATCGAGCAGCACCGCGACCGGCTCGCCGTCCTGATGGTGACCTACCCCTCCACGCACGGTGTCTTCGAGGACAACATCACCGACATCTGCGCGGCGGTGCACGACGCCGGCGGCCAGGTCTACGTGGACGGCGCCAACCTCAACGCGCTGGTCGGTCTGGCCCGGCCGGGCCGGTTCGGCGCCGATGTGTCGCACCTGAACCTGCACAAGACGTTCTGCATCCCGCACGGCGGCGGCGGCCCCGGCGTCGGCCCGGTCGCGGTCCGCGAGCACCTCGCCCCCTACCTGCCGAACCACCCGCTGCAGCCCGGTGCGGGCCCGGCGACAGGTGTCGGCCCGGTGTCGGCCGCCCCCTGGGGCTCGGCGGGCATCCTGCCGATCTCCTGGACGTACGTCCGGCTGATGGGCGCCGACGGCCTCAAGCGGGCCTCCCAGACGGCCGTGCTGAGCGCCAACTACGTCGCCAAGCGGCTCGAACCGCACTTCCCGGTGCTCTACACCGGCCCCGGCGGCCTGGTCGCGCACGAGTGCATCATCGATCTGCGCCCGCTCACCAAGGAGACCGGGGTCAGTGTCGACGACATCGCCAAGCGGCTGATCGACTACGGCTTCCACGCCCCGACGATGTCCTTCCCGGTGGCCGGCACCCTGATGATCGAGCCCACCGAGAGCGAGGACCTGGCCGAGCTCGACCGCTTCTGCGCGGCGATGATCGCGATCCGCGGCGAGGTCGACCGGGTCGGCTCGGGCGAGTGGCCGGCCGACGACAACCCGCTGCGCAATGCCCCGCACACCGCGGCGGCGCTCGGTGGCGAGTGGACGCACCCGTACACCCGGCAGGAGGCGGTCTTCCCCGCCGGAGTGTCGGCGGCGGACAAGTACTGGCCGCCGGTGCGCCGGATCGACGGTGCCTTCGGTGACCGCAACCTGGTCTGCTCGTGCCCGCCGCTGGAGGCGTACGACCAGTGA
- a CDS encoding MerR family transcriptional regulator, with product MRSTGDGLATGGPYPPRGTLARATSEAGGGPAQEPPAETIGYRGPTACAATGITYRQLDYWARTGLVEPSVRPAYGSGTQRLYSFRDVVVLKIVKRLLDTGVSLQNIRTAVQHLRSVGPAELARMTLMSDGATVYECTSPDEVVDLLQGGQGVFGIAVGVVWRDVENSLSQMHGERVDTGETLVGHNPADELARRRNRAV from the coding sequence CGGCGGCCCATATCCGCCCCGGGGGACACTGGCCCGCGCCACGTCCGAGGCGGGCGGCGGACCCGCACAGGAACCACCGGCCGAGACCATCGGCTACCGCGGACCCACGGCCTGCGCGGCCACCGGCATCACGTACCGCCAGCTGGACTACTGGGCGCGTACCGGCCTGGTCGAGCCCAGCGTGCGGCCTGCTTACGGCTCCGGCACCCAGCGGCTCTACAGCTTCCGCGACGTCGTGGTGCTGAAGATCGTCAAGCGGCTGCTGGACACCGGCGTCTCCCTGCAGAACATCCGCACCGCCGTCCAGCACCTGCGTTCGGTGGGGCCGGCGGAGCTCGCCAGGATGACTCTGATGAGCGACGGCGCCACCGTCTACGAGTGCACCTCGCCCGACGAGGTGGTGGATCTGCTCCAGGGCGGGCAGGGCGTCTTCGGCATCGCGGTGGGTGTGGTCTGGCGGGACGTGGAGAACTCCCTCTCCCAGATGCACGGCGAGCGGGTCGACACCGGTGAGACGCTGGTCGGCCACAATCCGGCCGACGAGCTGGCCAGGCGGCGCAACCGGGCGGTCTGA